The proteins below are encoded in one region of Anguilla anguilla isolate fAngAng1 chromosome 3, fAngAng1.pri, whole genome shotgun sequence:
- the pecr gene encoding peroxisomal trans-2-enoyl-CoA reductase: MAASSVFKAGLFNNKVAIVTGGGTGIGKAITSELLQLGCSVVISSRKLERLEAAAKELSERIPHTNPAKVTPIQCNIRNQDEVKTLVASTLKLHGKIDFLVNNGGGQFSSPVELMSAKGWRAVIDTNLTGTFHCCQEVYRAWMKEHGGSIVNIIADMWKGFPGMAHTGAARAAVDNLTKSLAIEWAASGVRVNSIAPGTIISKTAVANYKEIGPAMFKMSINFSPAKRLGVPEEISPAVCFLLSPAASYISGATLRVDAGQSLYHSIWEVPDHSAWEEAPDGENSETLREIMNEKSKL; this comes from the exons ATGGCTGCCTCCAGTGTTTTTAAAGCAGGGCTTTTCAATAATAAAGTTGCAATAGTGACAGGAGGTGGCACGGGCATCGGAAAGGCAATCACTTCAGAATTATTGCAGctag GATGCAGTGTGGTAATATCCTCCCGAAAGTTGGAGCGTTTGGAGGCAGCTGCTAAGGAGCTGTCCGAGAGAATCCCGCACACCAACCCAGCTAAAGTCACACCCATTCAGTGCAACATCCGCAATCAGGATGAG GTGAAGACCTTGGTTGCCTCTACATTGAAGTTGCATGGAAAGATTGACTTCCTGGTCAACAATGGAGGAGGACAGTTCTCCAGTCCGGTTGAACTCATGAGTGCCAAAGGCTGGAGGGCTGTTATTGATACAAACCTGACTGGAACTTTCCACTGCTGTCAGGAAG TGTACAGGGCATGGATGAAGGAACATGGAGGGTCAATTGTCAACATCATCGCTGACATGTGGAAGGGATTCCCTGGCATGGC acacacaggagctgcCAGGGCAGCGGTGGACAACTTAACCAAGAGCCTGGCCATCGAGTGGGCAGCCAGTGGTGTGAGGGTGAACTCCATAGCACCG GGAACCATAATTTCTAAAACTGCAGTGGCCAACTATAAGGAAATTGGACCAGCAATGTTTAAGATGTCCATAAATTTCAGTCCAGCCAAAAGACTGGGAGTCCCAGAAgag ATCTCTCCTGCAGTGTGCttcctgctctcccctgctGCTTCCTACATCTCTGGGGCCACACTTCGGGTGGACGCTGGCCAGAGCCTCTACCATTCCATTTGGGAAGTCCCAG ATCACAGTGCCTGGGAGGAGGCACCAGATGGGGAGAATTCAGAGACTCTCAGAGAAATTATGAATGAGAAGTCCAAACTGTGA
- the LOC118223153 gene encoding transmembrane protein 169-like translates to MEQVEHMGVESPTQSSLQRSEVTGCQVEEEEDIGRTARRKRRKREARPESIIVYRSEADRVAEEEPGGEEAAEKSLEEGDKFLSTPTGEGWSLPADSRYVTLTGTITRGKKKGQVVDIHVTLTEKELRELTRSKERLDAECEHDADAERGCGLGLGQGPHVVLWSLSCAPVVFLLSFVTSFYYGTLTWYNVFLVYNEERTFLHKITLCPFLIIFYPVLIMAVSLSLALYAAVVQVSWGFREWWLAVRDLEKGFCGWACGKLGLEDCSPYSIVELLDSNTISGSLQSKATDESLQTTSV, encoded by the exons ATGGAGCAGGTGGAGCACATGGGTGTTGAGAGCCCTACGCAGTCCTCTCTGCAAAGGTCAGAAGTAACAGGTTgccaggtggaggaggaggaggacattGGGAGGACCGCACGacggaagaggaggaagagggaagcGCGTCCAGAGTCCATCATTGTGTACCGCTCTGAGGCAGACAGGGTGGCAGAGGAGGAAccgggaggagaggaggcagcgGAGAAGAGCTTGGAGGAGGGGGATAAGTTCCTCTCTACCCCCACAGGGGAAG GTTGGAGCTTGCCCGCGGACAGCCGGTACGTGACTCTGACGGGCACCATCACTCGGGGGAAGAAGAAGGGTCAGGTGGTGGACATCCACGTGACCCTCACCGAGAAGGAGCTGCGCGAGCTGACCCGGTCCAAGGAGCGCCTGGACGCCGAGTGCGAGCACGACGCGGACGCCGAGCGCGGCTGTGGCCTGGGCCTCGGCCAGGGCCCCCACGTGGTGCTGTGGAGCCTCTCCTGCGCCCCCGTggtcttcctcctctccttcgtCACCTCCTTCTACTATGGCACGCTCACCTGGTACAACGTCTTCCTGGTGTACAACGAGGAGCGGACGTTCCTGCACAAGATCACCCTCTGCCCCTTCCTCATCATCTTCTACCCCGTGCTGATCATGGCGGTGTCGCTCTCCCTGGCGCTGTACGCGGCGGTGGTGCAGGTGTCCTGGGGCTTCAGGGAGTGGTGGCTGGCTGTGCGGGACCTGGAGAAGGGCTTCTGCGGCTGGGCCTGCGGGAAGCTGGGGCTGGAGGACTGCTCCCCATACAGCATAGTGGAGCTGCTGGACTCTAACACCATCTCCGGGAGCCTCCAGAGCAAGGCGACCGACGAGAGCCTGCAGACCACCTCTGTGTGa